From Mytilus galloprovincialis chromosome 9, xbMytGall1.hap1.1, whole genome shotgun sequence, the proteins below share one genomic window:
- the LOC143044290 gene encoding prolactin-releasing peptide receptor-like isoform X2 has product MAVDVNLSRNSTNEVIISSSRVDNQPLIGLIILYSLTTFLSIVGNIIVVIVFRKGKRSRTDLRPFLINLAIADLLMALFCMPFTFADAIFRTWIFSEPFCPIVLFVQMLSVAASVFTNVAIGMDRFLVVAYPLKHRFTIQRYKYVIVAIWTCSILLASVQLFVARAMHFESGVLVCNEIWPNTNSRRIYTIFVLVLTYIIPLLILSITYSIVSFLLWKRTSPGNRDHFRDFLQWRSKIKVVKMLVIVVTIFGLCWLPLHVFTLVIDFHPEVLDYDTEADEKLLLGIYLGVHWLAMSNSFANPIIYSFTNDNFRADLFTLFYIWFPCCTCLKTMIRRTNSSSTKDSFIFRRQSTLRRSMGSFGGSRRQILFDHNRRNFGSFQNGTIREDSREKQEENERQLLQLEEILEKEITHGIQICCDQKSRNTETRIVRQSSCKDML; this is encoded by the exons ATGGCTGTGGATGTCAACCTTAGTCGAAATTCAACAAATGAAGTCATAATTTCTTCATCAAGGGTAGACAATCAGCCATTAATTGGATTAATTATCTTATATTCATTAACAACATTCCTTTCAATTGTTGGTAACATTATAGTTGTGATCGTTTTCAGGAAGGGTAAAAGGTCAAGGACAGATTTGCGACCTTTTCTTATTAACCTTGCTATTGCTGACCTTTTGATGGCATTGTTTTGTATGCCATTTACATTTGCGGATGCAATTTTTCGTACCTGGATATTTTCTGAACCGTTTTGTCCGattgttttgtttgttcaaaTGTTATCCGTGGCGGCTAGTGTTTTTACAAATGTTGCCATAGGAATGGACCGATTTTTAGTTGTTGCATATCCTCTAAAACATCGATTTACAATACAGAGATACAAATATGTGATTGTTGCTATATGGACGTGCTCTATACTTCTAGCTTCTGTTCAGTTATTTGTAGCACGTGCGATGCATTTTGAATCCGGTGTTCTCGTTTGCAATGAGATTTGGCCAAATACTAACTCAAGGAGAATCTATACTATTTTTGTTCTTGTGTTGACTTATATCATTCCATTGCTAATTTTGTCGAtcacttattcaattgtttcctTTTTACTATGGAAACGAACGTCACCCGGAAACAGGGATCATTTTCGCGACTTTCTACAATGGCGTTCAAAAATAAAG GTCGTGAAGATGCTAGTTATAGTTGTTACTATATTTGGACTTTGTTGGCTTCCATTACACGTCTTCACATTAGTTATAGATTTTCACCCGGAAGTTCTAGATTATGACACAGAGGCAGACGAAAAACTTTTGTTAGGCATCTACCTCGGGGTACATTGGTTAGCGATGTCTAACAGTTTTGCAAATCCAATAATTTATAGTTTTACAAATGATAATTTTAGG gctgatttatttacattgttttacatCTGGTTTCCATGTTGCACTTGTTTGAAGACAATGATACGCCGTACAAATAGCTCATCTACTAAGGACAGTTTTATTTTTCGGCGACAGAGTACGTTACGCCGAAGCATGGGAAGTTTCGGCGGGTCACGGCGCCAAATTTTATTTGATCATAACCGACGAAACTTTGGGTCGTTTCAAAATGGAACAATTAGAGAAGATTCTCGTGAAAAACAAGAAGAGAATGAAAGACAATTATTGCAATTAGAGgaaattttagaaaaagaaattacACATGGAATACAAATTTGTTGTGATCAGAAATCACGAAATACTGAAACACGTATTGTAAGACAATCAAGTTGTAAAGATATGTTATAA